In one window of Polynucleobacter sp. AM-7D1 DNA:
- a CDS encoding DUF2946 family protein: MNFRKNRLIHWIAALAIAMSALAPAVSQAVSLAKHGQGFAMEICAADGTKSQINIQSEDQADLAEAQPCPYCIAHTAITPAFNTNLTFQAPQTLALLPQLFYQSPKPLAVWVTPPSAAPPTQA; the protein is encoded by the coding sequence ATGAATTTCCGCAAAAACCGCCTCATTCACTGGATTGCTGCTCTAGCAATAGCAATGAGTGCGCTTGCGCCAGCAGTTTCTCAAGCGGTATCGCTAGCTAAGCATGGTCAAGGTTTTGCTATGGAGATTTGTGCTGCAGATGGCACTAAATCCCAGATCAATATTCAAAGTGAAGATCAAGCGGATCTCGCAGAAGCTCAGCCTTGCCCATATTGCATCGCTCACACAGCTATCACTCCAGCATTCAATACCAATCTCACATTCCAGGCGCCGCAAACACTTGCTTTGCTGCCACAGCTTTTCTATCAATCACCCAAGCCACTCGCTGTTTGGGTAACCCCTCCCTCAGCAGCACCTCCTACACAAGCCTAA
- a CDS encoding copper uptake system-associated protein, translated as MFSIQMNWPSFRQISLFIFAVICIVSNAIAHPQTEAESQEKIKALISKTFDQPDLKVQTTPIVIEGKVAIADWTQGQKGGRALLRRKHADWEIIACGGAGFKDSSAIAAAGISKGIANNITAKLKTAESSLSPQKIKQLDSFDGVVTMRHGMQHGSDSKH; from the coding sequence ATGTTTTCAATTCAAATGAATTGGCCTTCTTTTAGGCAGATCTCATTATTCATATTTGCAGTCATATGCATTGTTTCAAATGCTATTGCTCATCCCCAGACCGAGGCAGAATCTCAGGAGAAGATCAAAGCATTGATCTCTAAGACGTTTGACCAACCTGATCTGAAGGTCCAAACCACCCCGATCGTTATTGAGGGCAAGGTTGCGATTGCAGATTGGACTCAAGGTCAAAAAGGTGGTCGGGCTCTTCTCAGAAGAAAGCATGCTGATTGGGAAATCATTGCTTGTGGTGGTGCTGGATTCAAAGATTCAAGTGCTATTGCAGCGGCCGGCATTTCCAAAGGGATTGCCAACAACATTACAGCAAAACTTAAGACCGCAGAATCATCGCTATCCCCACAAAAAATTAAACAACTAGATTCGTTTGATGGTGTCGTGACTATGCGTCACGGCATGCAGCATGGATCTGATTCAAAACATTAA
- a CDS encoding TonB-dependent receptor, translating into MKPYKTKLALAASLIVAGNVYAQSLPNVIVTAKPDIAEVEIDKFSSTSAVITDETIRDLHAADLSSALRNTPGTQITRYNPVGSFGGDQGGSVFIRGMGLSRPGSEIKTYIDNVPMYMPIWGHALLDLLPVNGMKDITIYKSPQPQINGNNFASINLNTKTAGPSNGVSGNARVSYGSYNTVIEQVDLAGRSNDVDFSLAQGFSKSNGARANGSGQLANIMGSAGFKIDQNWKVGISGMAINNTAKDPGNNTLAAPAIAPTYDSGAQMVTAFAKHNYDAVEGEFRIYSNTGNGNLNNDMQTGGWGNNYNNFSMQGLRWKESITTWQGGNLLLGLDYDSSSGSVTSTPLAWGGGLGTTTKTTLPTYKLTSPYMGLSQNIMLNEKWSLIPSAGVRNYQNNQYASKTAPYGGISLVSDVATIFFNASQGINYPGMEGPALQASMAANFNQSWKSLSAEEMSHMEVGGKFMIDKKTRVDTSLFQDTVKNRYTFTENYPNASWVSYGQYTMQGVELSAQREIIPELTIFGGWTYLNNNSVMNLPYVPQNAFNAAVTGYLGQFRLSVDAQYQSSFYSQSLSRNTGSTNTTQVNGFTVANARVSYPIPELGKKGEVFVMVENIFNQQYSYRQGYPMPGTWGSIGLSASFN; encoded by the coding sequence ATGAAACCATATAAAACAAAATTAGCACTTGCCGCTTCACTCATCGTGGCTGGAAATGTTTATGCGCAAAGCTTGCCAAATGTAATTGTTACAGCTAAACCAGATATCGCTGAAGTTGAAATTGACAAATTCTCAAGCACCTCTGCCGTTATCACTGACGAAACGATTCGCGACTTGCATGCTGCAGATTTATCTTCAGCTTTGCGTAATACGCCAGGAACTCAAATTACTCGTTACAACCCGGTGGGATCTTTTGGCGGTGATCAGGGGGGATCAGTATTTATTCGCGGCATGGGTTTAAGTCGCCCGGGTAGCGAGATTAAGACTTACATTGATAACGTACCAATGTACATGCCAATTTGGGGGCATGCACTATTGGATTTGTTGCCAGTTAATGGCATGAAAGATATCACCATTTACAAGAGCCCACAGCCTCAAATTAATGGAAATAACTTTGCTTCTATTAACCTAAATACAAAGACTGCTGGGCCGAGCAACGGCGTATCCGGTAATGCACGAGTTTCCTATGGTTCTTACAACACTGTCATTGAGCAGGTGGATTTGGCCGGTCGCAGTAATGACGTTGATTTCTCACTAGCACAAGGATTTTCTAAATCCAATGGCGCAAGGGCAAATGGTAGTGGGCAGTTGGCCAACATTATGGGTTCTGCTGGATTTAAGATCGATCAAAACTGGAAGGTCGGCATCAGCGGAATGGCTATCAACAACACCGCTAAGGATCCTGGAAACAATACTCTAGCTGCCCCAGCCATTGCACCGACATATGATAGTGGCGCCCAAATGGTGACGGCTTTTGCAAAACACAATTACGATGCAGTTGAAGGTGAGTTTCGTATTTATTCAAACACTGGAAATGGAAATTTGAATAATGATATGCAAACAGGCGGTTGGGGTAATAATTACAACAATTTCTCAATGCAGGGCTTGCGCTGGAAGGAGTCAATTACAACTTGGCAAGGAGGAAATTTATTACTTGGTCTCGACTATGATTCCTCGTCAGGTAGCGTAACTAGTACGCCATTGGCTTGGGGCGGTGGTCTGGGTACAACTACCAAAACAACTTTGCCGACATATAAATTAACTTCCCCATATATGGGCTTAAGTCAAAATATTATGCTTAACGAAAAGTGGTCATTAATTCCGTCTGCAGGTGTGCGTAACTACCAAAACAATCAATACGCTTCAAAAACTGCTCCTTATGGAGGAATTTCCCTAGTTTCTGATGTCGCAACAATTTTCTTTAACGCCTCACAGGGTATTAACTATCCCGGGATGGAAGGCCCAGCATTACAAGCATCTATGGCTGCAAACTTTAACCAGTCCTGGAAAAGTTTATCCGCCGAAGAAATGAGTCATATGGAAGTTGGTGGGAAATTCATGATCGATAAGAAAACTAGGGTTGATACAAGCCTCTTCCAAGACACGGTTAAAAATCGGTATACCTTTACTGAAAATTACCCAAATGCATCTTGGGTTAGTTATGGCCAATACACCATGCAGGGTGTTGAGCTCTCAGCCCAAAGAGAAATCATTCCAGAGTTGACTATCTTCGGTGGATGGACATATTTAAATAACAACAGCGTTATGAATTTGCCGTATGTACCGCAAAATGCATTCAATGCCGCAGTTACTGGTTATCTTGGACAATTCCGGTTGTCTGTTGATGCGCAGTATCAATCTTCCTTTTATTCGCAGAGTTTAAGCAGAAATACTGGATCAACTAACACAACTCAGGTTAATGGTTTCACCGTTGCAAACGCCCGCGTTTCATACCCAATCCCAGAGCTAGGTAAAAAGGGTGAAGTTTTTGTAATGGTTGAAAACATCTTTAACCAACAGTACAGCTATCGCCAAGGATACCCAATGCCAGGCACATGGGGTTCGATTGGATTGTCTGCAAGCTTTAACTAA
- a CDS encoding tripartite tricarboxylate transporter TctB family protein, with translation MSEHTNNSNEDSVISVRAMDIITALGFIAVGLVVMIGSIKLGASWGSDGPEAGYFPFYISLIILLSSSVTLYQAAIVDRKKETESFVEKEPFKQVLAVLLPALVFILGVQLIGIYVSAFAYIAVFMIWLGKYAAWKAVAVALGVSIALYLMFEYWFQVPLPHGSLINPLEFLGLN, from the coding sequence ATGTCTGAACATACAAATAATTCAAATGAAGATTCAGTAATCAGTGTCCGTGCGATGGACATCATCACGGCTTTAGGGTTTATTGCAGTAGGCCTGGTAGTGATGATTGGTAGCATCAAATTGGGTGCTAGTTGGGGTAGTGATGGCCCGGAGGCAGGCTATTTCCCTTTTTACATCAGCTTGATCATCCTTCTTTCTAGCTCAGTAACTCTCTATCAAGCAGCTATTGTTGATAGAAAAAAGGAAACAGAATCCTTTGTTGAAAAAGAGCCTTTCAAGCAAGTGTTAGCAGTTTTGTTGCCGGCCCTGGTATTTATTTTGGGTGTGCAGTTGATCGGTATTTATGTTTCTGCTTTCGCCTATATCGCAGTCTTCATGATCTGGCTTGGCAAGTATGCAGCGTGGAAGGCAGTAGCAGTTGCCTTAGGTGTGAGCATAGCGCTTTACCTGATGTTCGAGTACTGGTTCCAAGTGCCACTACCACATGGCTCATTGATCAACCCACTCGAGTTTTTGGGTCTGAATTAA
- a CDS encoding helix-turn-helix transcriptional regulator, producing the protein MNSNSTPPEIVKEAFAEAREKLGLSTKELGVKACLSTRQIEQIESGEMSSFYGAQIKFTAAKKVAKLLNLSDEDAFDYGAQAQETFTPSSDDLPIAEAKLVQTTKLEEDKRVQPARVEAVEEVAQPKESVKELAKEIPEPAKKVQATENSSPSATAESKPKSQKNRFLWLSVIAAAVFAVINLRPLLFAEKPEEIIVVKEAIVEPVPVASPAEPPQVASAPAAVVAPVLVAPVVSAEASTACPAEEGIISYKPDAPRKAGDMVYVQVKSKQVICVSDASGKLQNKTLEPGVGASFYGKPPFKVFTAGLDQADVFFQGAKVRLTNPNYKTIVLEVAEVMAPSTGTDSQQR; encoded by the coding sequence GTGAATTCAAACTCTACGCCACCTGAGATTGTCAAAGAGGCCTTTGCAGAGGCTAGGGAAAAGCTTGGCCTCTCCACTAAGGAGCTTGGCGTAAAAGCCTGTCTGTCTACTCGTCAGATTGAGCAAATCGAAAGTGGCGAAATGAGCTCCTTCTACGGAGCTCAAATTAAATTTACGGCCGCTAAAAAAGTAGCGAAGCTACTCAACTTAAGTGATGAGGATGCGTTTGACTACGGCGCCCAAGCTCAAGAGACATTCACTCCAAGTTCAGATGATCTGCCTATTGCAGAAGCTAAGTTGGTTCAAACTACAAAGCTTGAGGAAGACAAGCGAGTTCAACCTGCAAGGGTAGAGGCAGTAGAAGAAGTTGCTCAGCCAAAAGAATCAGTAAAAGAGCTGGCAAAAGAAATACCAGAGCCTGCTAAAAAAGTTCAGGCCACAGAAAATTCATCGCCTAGTGCCACAGCTGAATCAAAACCTAAATCACAAAAAAACCGCTTTCTTTGGCTGAGCGTGATTGCTGCTGCAGTTTTTGCTGTGATCAATTTGCGCCCATTGTTATTTGCGGAGAAGCCAGAAGAAATCATTGTTGTAAAGGAGGCAATTGTTGAGCCAGTTCCTGTGGCAAGCCCAGCCGAGCCTCCCCAAGTTGCTTCAGCCCCTGCGGCAGTTGTTGCCCCAGTGCTTGTGGCTCCCGTTGTTAGTGCTGAGGCATCAACAGCCTGTCCTGCTGAGGAGGGCATCATCAGTTATAAACCAGATGCACCCCGTAAAGCGGGAGATATGGTGTATGTGCAAGTTAAATCAAAACAAGTTATTTGCGTGAGTGATGCTTCTGGAAAGTTGCAAAATAAGACGCTGGAGCCTGGAGTGGGTGCATCTTTTTATGGCAAGCCACCATTTAAAGTATTCACTGCTGGCCTTGATCAGGCTGATGTATTTTTTCAGGGCGCAAAAGTTCGCCTGACAAATCCAAATTACAAAACCATCGTGTTGGAAGTTGCTGAAGTAATGGCTCCATCGACAGGGACGGATTCTCAGCAGCGCTAA
- a CDS encoding P-II family nitrogen regulator: MKLITSIIKPFKLDEVREALAEVGVTGLTVTEVKGFGRQKGHTELYRGAEYVVDFLPKVKVEVVVAADRVDSAIEAITKAARTGKIGDGKIFVSPIEQAIRIRTGETNDSAV, translated from the coding sequence ATGAAGCTAATCACATCCATTATTAAGCCGTTCAAACTTGACGAAGTTCGTGAAGCCTTAGCTGAAGTAGGCGTTACCGGACTCACCGTTACTGAAGTTAAAGGCTTTGGTCGCCAAAAAGGTCACACTGAACTCTATCGTGGAGCCGAGTATGTAGTCGACTTTTTGCCTAAAGTAAAAGTAGAGGTAGTCGTTGCAGCTGATCGCGTAGACTCCGCAATCGAAGCAATTACCAAAGCAGCACGTACTGGCAAGATTGGCGATGGCAAAATTTTTGTTAGCCCAATTGAGCAGGCTATTCGTATTCGCACTGGCGAAACTAACGACTCAGCAGTTTAA
- a CDS encoding DUF2946 family protein: MHFIKHRKFVHWIAALAILLSALAPAVSQALSLANSGQGFVVEICSSNGNKMTQVIGDDETSSSPAMGSHCPYCVVQPIYLLPSIIAFEFVAPQGYIAQSLSSYQAPQILSAWVKLPSRAPPTEL, encoded by the coding sequence ATGCATTTTATTAAGCACCGCAAGTTCGTTCACTGGATAGCCGCTTTGGCTATCTTGCTGAGTGCGCTTGCGCCTGCTGTTTCACAGGCTTTATCTTTGGCTAATAGTGGCCAAGGATTTGTAGTTGAGATTTGTTCTAGCAATGGCAACAAGATGACTCAGGTCATCGGTGATGATGAGACTTCTTCATCACCTGCTATGGGTAGTCACTGCCCATACTGCGTAGTCCAGCCAATCTATTTATTACCTAGCATCATTGCATTTGAGTTTGTAGCCCCACAAGGCTATATAGCTCAATCATTAAGCTCTTATCAAGCCCCTCAGATCCTCTCTGCATGGGTCAAACTTCCCTCTAGAGCACCTCCTACCGAGCTTTAA
- a CDS encoding response regulator transcription factor — MTKVGHIYLIDDDESMRTSLSRMLKDVGYIVEDFSSAVTFLEHSVPVAPAVILLDMQMPDMTGLDLQEKLVQLGRKTPIVFVSGQSHPHQIVKSLKRGAVDFLFKPFNLEDLLKAVADALEFDRRQLKRVSKEVETKKDYATLTPREREVCFWLVKGLLNKDIAVKLGTTDATIKVHKARVMDKMNVESVQVLVAKYLESDLENFQKS; from the coding sequence ATGACTAAAGTTGGCCACATCTACCTAATTGACGACGATGAGTCGATGCGCACATCGCTGAGCCGAATGCTAAAAGACGTGGGGTATATCGTGGAAGATTTCTCCTCCGCAGTGACATTTTTGGAGCATTCAGTGCCGGTAGCGCCCGCAGTCATCTTGCTCGACATGCAAATGCCAGATATGACTGGACTAGATTTACAGGAGAAATTGGTCCAACTGGGTCGTAAAACCCCGATTGTGTTTGTAAGTGGCCAGAGCCACCCTCATCAAATCGTCAAAAGCCTGAAGCGTGGCGCCGTCGATTTCCTCTTTAAACCCTTCAATTTGGAGGATTTATTGAAGGCCGTTGCTGATGCCCTAGAGTTTGATAGACGCCAGCTAAAACGCGTTTCTAAAGAGGTAGAAACCAAGAAAGACTATGCAACACTGACACCCAGAGAGAGGGAAGTCTGCTTTTGGTTAGTTAAAGGATTGCTTAATAAGGATATTGCCGTCAAACTGGGGACAACTGATGCCACCATCAAGGTTCATAAGGCAAGAGTGATGGATAAGATGAATGTGGAATCAGTTCAGGTATTAGTCGCAAAGTATCTTGAATCTGATTTAGAAAATTTCCAAAAAAGCTAG
- a CDS encoding tripartite tricarboxylate transporter permease, producing MEEISALFNGFAVAMTPFNLLLMLVGVTLGVIIGVLPGLGGANGIAILLPLTFTMPPTSAIIMLSCIYWGALFGGAITSILFNIPGEPWSVATTFDGYPMAREGKAGEALTAAFTSSFVGAFFAIVMITFLAPLVAKFALQFGPPEFFSVYLLTFCSFVGMNKGSPFKTISAMMLGFALAAVGMDTVTGQLRLTFGNHELMRGFDFLIAVIGLFGIGEILQSMEEGLKFQGAAAKIRRQVVFETWAKLPKYWATTIRSCLIGCWMGITPGGATPASFMAYGVAKRVSKDGDRFGKGAMEGIVAPETAAHAAGTAALLPMLSLGIPGSPTAAVLLGGLLIWGLQPGPLLFVEKPDFVWGLIASMYLGNLAGLFVVLTCVPLFASILRIPFSIIAPVIIVICAVGAYTVHNATFDVWLMMGFGVLGYIFKKLDYPMAPMVLALVLGDRAEDSFRQSMLISQGSLEVFFSNYLVGAISTLALVLLFWPLIGKFIGKKKAAAA from the coding sequence TTGGAAGAAATTAGCGCTCTATTCAACGGCTTTGCCGTTGCAATGACACCCTTTAACCTGCTATTAATGCTGGTTGGTGTAACTCTCGGTGTGATTATTGGTGTGCTACCAGGTTTGGGCGGTGCCAACGGAATTGCAATTCTGTTGCCATTGACTTTCACAATGCCGCCAACATCCGCAATCATCATGCTCTCCTGTATTTACTGGGGTGCATTGTTTGGTGGTGCGATTACATCTATTCTGTTTAATATTCCCGGTGAACCTTGGTCTGTTGCGACAACCTTTGATGGTTATCCAATGGCTCGTGAAGGTAAAGCTGGTGAGGCCTTAACAGCAGCGTTCACATCATCATTCGTTGGTGCGTTCTTTGCGATTGTGATGATTACCTTCTTGGCGCCTTTGGTTGCTAAGTTTGCACTGCAATTCGGCCCGCCGGAATTCTTCTCGGTATACCTGCTTACCTTCTGTAGTTTCGTGGGTATGAACAAGGGATCACCATTTAAGACTATCTCTGCAATGATGTTGGGCTTTGCCTTAGCTGCTGTAGGTATGGATACTGTTACAGGTCAGTTACGTCTGACATTCGGTAATCATGAGCTGATGCGTGGCTTTGACTTCTTGATCGCTGTGATCGGTTTGTTTGGTATCGGTGAGATTCTTCAGTCAATGGAAGAGGGTCTCAAGTTCCAAGGTGCTGCTGCGAAGATTCGTCGCCAGGTGGTATTCGAAACTTGGGCGAAGTTACCAAAATACTGGGCTACCACGATCCGCAGCTGCTTAATTGGTTGCTGGATGGGTATCACTCCAGGTGGCGCAACTCCAGCATCATTCATGGCTTACGGTGTTGCTAAGCGTGTATCTAAAGATGGTGATAGATTCGGCAAAGGTGCAATGGAGGGTATTGTTGCTCCTGAAACAGCTGCGCATGCTGCTGGTACAGCTGCCTTGTTGCCAATGTTGTCATTAGGTATCCCAGGATCACCAACAGCTGCTGTATTGCTTGGCGGTTTATTGATCTGGGGCTTACAACCAGGCCCATTACTCTTCGTTGAGAAGCCAGACTTTGTTTGGGGTTTGATCGCTAGTATGTACTTGGGTAACTTGGCAGGCTTGTTTGTAGTGTTGACTTGCGTTCCATTGTTTGCCTCAATCTTGAGAATTCCATTCTCAATCATTGCTCCAGTCATTATTGTGATTTGTGCAGTTGGTGCATACACCGTCCATAACGCAACGTTTGACGTTTGGTTGATGATGGGCTTCGGTGTTCTGGGTTACATCTTCAAGAAACTCGACTACCCAATGGCACCAATGGTCTTGGCCTTGGTATTGGGTGACCGTGCGGAAGATTCATTCCGTCAGTCGATGTTGATTTCACAAGGTAGCTTGGAGGTATTCTTCTCCAACTACTTGGTAGGTGCGATCAGCACATTAGCTTTGGTATTGCTGTTCTGGCCATTAATTGGCAAGTTCATCGGCAAGAAGAAAGCTGCTGCAGCGTAA
- the ilvD gene encoding dihydroxy-acid dehydratase gives MKRLNERSRNVTEGVARAPNRSMYYAMGYQEKDFVKPMVGVANGHSTITPCNSGLQKLADAAVTALEEAGAKAQMFGTPTVSDGIGMGTEGMKYSLISREVIADSIETCVNGLWQDGVVVIGGCDKNMPGGMMAMARTNVPSIYVYGGTIKPGHFKGKDLNIVSAFEAVGEFTSGRMSEEDLKGVEQHACPGSGSCGGMYTANTMSSSFEALGMSLPYSSTMANEDAEKVASAHESAVVLVEAIKKNLRPRDIITKKSIENAVSVIMAVGGSTNAVLHYLAITSAAEIDWTIDDFERIRKRVPVIVDMKPSGQYLATDLHQAGGIPQVMKILLDGGLLHGDCMTITGKTIAETLKDVPSVPRADQKVIRTLDNPLYKQGHLAILKGNISPEGCVAKITGLKNPSITGPARVFDSEDDAMAAIMAQKIKDGDVMVIRYEGPKGGPGMREMLAPTSALVGQGLGETVGLITDGRFSGGTWGMVVGHVAPEAFVGGTIALIQEGDSVTIDAHKLLIQLNVSDEEIAKRRAAWVQPKPRYTRGLLAKYASLASTASKGAVTDLDLKI, from the coding sequence ATGAAACGCCTCAATGAACGCTCGCGCAATGTCACCGAAGGGGTTGCTCGTGCACCCAATCGCTCAATGTATTACGCGATGGGCTACCAAGAGAAGGATTTTGTTAAGCCGATGGTTGGCGTAGCAAATGGCCATTCGACAATCACCCCCTGCAACAGCGGTTTACAAAAGTTAGCAGATGCAGCAGTAACCGCGCTTGAAGAAGCTGGCGCAAAAGCACAAATGTTTGGCACCCCTACTGTGTCTGATGGTATCGGCATGGGTACCGAGGGTATGAAGTACTCTCTCATCTCCCGTGAGGTGATTGCTGACAGTATTGAAACTTGCGTTAATGGATTATGGCAAGACGGCGTTGTGGTTATTGGCGGTTGCGATAAGAACATGCCGGGCGGCATGATGGCGATGGCCCGCACCAATGTACCAAGTATTTACGTTTATGGCGGAACAATTAAGCCAGGTCACTTCAAAGGCAAGGATCTGAATATTGTCTCTGCATTTGAAGCCGTTGGTGAATTCACCTCAGGCCGCATGAGCGAAGAAGACCTGAAGGGTGTTGAACAACACGCCTGTCCAGGTAGTGGCTCTTGTGGTGGCATGTACACAGCAAACACCATGAGCTCCTCATTTGAAGCTTTAGGCATGAGCTTGCCTTACTCTTCCACGATGGCCAATGAAGATGCAGAGAAGGTTGCTAGTGCACATGAGTCAGCCGTTGTATTGGTTGAGGCCATTAAGAAAAACTTACGTCCTCGTGACATCATCACTAAAAAATCCATTGAGAATGCAGTGAGCGTGATCATGGCTGTTGGTGGATCTACCAATGCCGTTCTCCATTACCTAGCAATTACTAGTGCCGCCGAGATTGACTGGACTATTGATGACTTCGAGCGCATTCGTAAGCGTGTTCCTGTCATTGTGGATATGAAGCCTTCTGGTCAATATTTGGCAACCGATCTTCACCAAGCTGGTGGCATTCCCCAAGTCATGAAGATCTTGCTGGATGGCGGACTACTGCATGGTGATTGCATGACCATCACTGGCAAAACAATCGCTGAAACATTGAAAGATGTTCCCTCAGTTCCACGCGCCGATCAAAAGGTCATTCGTACTTTAGATAACCCACTGTACAAGCAAGGTCACTTAGCTATTTTGAAGGGCAACATCTCCCCAGAGGGTTGCGTTGCCAAGATTACCGGCCTCAAGAACCCATCCATTACCGGCCCTGCTCGTGTATTTGATTCTGAAGATGATGCAATGGCGGCAATCATGGCGCAAAAGATCAAAGACGGTGACGTCATGGTCATTCGCTATGAAGGCCCTAAAGGCGGCCCTGGTATGCGTGAAATGCTTGCCCCTACCTCTGCCCTCGTTGGTCAAGGTTTAGGTGAGACAGTCGGCCTTATTACTGACGGACGCTTCTCTGGCGGCACTTGGGGCATGGTGGTTGGTCACGTTGCTCCTGAGGCATTTGTGGGTGGCACTATCGCCCTCATCCAAGAAGGAGACTCTGTGACGATCGATGCCCATAAGCTACTCATTCAACTCAATGTGAGTGATGAAGAGATCGCCAAACGTCGTGCCGCTTGGGTGCAACCAAAACCACGCTATACGCGCGGCCTGCTGGCGAAATATGCCAGCTTAGCAAGTACCGCAAGTAAAGGCGCGGTGACCGATCTCGATTTAAAGATCTAA
- a CDS encoding DUF2244 domain-containing protein — translation MQTWLMKRNCSFSPKQVGGFYISIVTFSLLVAGYFYLIGAWIILIFTSIEILAVTIALYVYTRHALDYEKITIVGKQLLLERSWGGKIQQHEFNTIWTKLVYNESTGKDLVLKTAAKEVPIGFFVGTNGREQFGKELERYLGI, via the coding sequence ATGCAAACTTGGTTGATGAAAAGAAATTGCTCCTTTTCCCCTAAGCAGGTGGGAGGTTTCTACATATCTATTGTGACCTTTTCTCTTTTAGTGGCAGGCTATTTCTATTTGATTGGGGCCTGGATAATTCTCATCTTTACCTCTATTGAGATTCTGGCGGTCACGATTGCTTTATATGTTTATACAAGACATGCATTGGATTACGAAAAGATTACGATTGTCGGTAAGCAGCTCTTATTAGAAAGAAGTTGGGGTGGCAAGATTCAACAGCATGAGTTCAACACCATTTGGACTAAGTTGGTTTATAACGAATCAACAGGAAAAGATTTGGTTTTGAAGACTGCCGCTAAAGAGGTGCCAATTGGTTTTTTTGTTGGCACAAATGGGCGAGAGCAGTTTGGAAAAGAACTTGAGAGATATCTCGGGATTTAA
- a CDS encoding DsrE family protein, which translates to MFIKTLKSAVLAVLATLSLSVFAGANDPLFVSLTSDEPHRATMAFNFGSHMNAVGHPLSVFLSDKGVYLGVKSGAAKYPDQQKMLAEIIAKGGVVIMCPLCLKHYGFTEADLLPGIKMGGAKVTGEALFKDNTKTMTW; encoded by the coding sequence ATGTTTATTAAGACTTTGAAATCTGCAGTACTCGCAGTATTAGCCACTTTGTCGTTATCAGTTTTTGCTGGTGCAAATGATCCCTTGTTTGTCAGCCTAACAAGTGATGAGCCGCATCGTGCAACGATGGCATTTAACTTTGGCTCGCATATGAATGCAGTGGGTCATCCATTAAGCGTTTTCTTAAGCGATAAAGGTGTATACCTTGGCGTGAAATCTGGTGCAGCCAAGTATCCAGATCAGCAGAAGATGTTGGCTGAGATTATTGCTAAAGGTGGAGTGGTTATTATGTGCCCATTGTGCTTAAAGCACTACGGTTTTACTGAAGCAGATTTATTGCCCGGCATCAAAATGGGTGGCGCTAAAGTAACTGGTGAGGCTTTATTTAAAGACAACACCAAGACAATGACTTGGTAA
- a CDS encoding copper chaperone PCu(A)C: MKRNTLLNALLIAAVGFGLAATAQAQNAKVGNVQIENAYTRATVPGQQVAGGFMKIENKGAADQLISASSPVSGEVQLHEMAMEGNVMKMRQVKDIPVPAGGAVELKPGGLHLMFMNIKAPLAAGETVPVKLKFAKAGEVEVKMPVNAMGNPGGGHGGAMKH, translated from the coding sequence ATGAAACGCAATACATTATTAAATGCTTTATTGATTGCTGCTGTTGGTTTTGGTTTGGCTGCTACTGCACAAGCGCAAAACGCTAAAGTTGGTAACGTGCAAATTGAAAACGCTTATACGCGTGCAACAGTTCCTGGTCAGCAAGTAGCTGGCGGCTTTATGAAGATTGAAAACAAAGGCGCTGCTGATCAACTTATTTCTGCAAGCTCACCAGTATCAGGTGAAGTTCAGTTGCATGAAATGGCCATGGAAGGCAATGTCATGAAAATGCGCCAAGTGAAAGATATACCAGTGCCAGCAGGTGGTGCAGTGGAATTAAAGCCAGGCGGCTTACATCTCATGTTTATGAACATCAAAGCACCTTTGGCTGCTGGTGAGACCGTTCCTGTCAAACTCAAGTTTGCTAAAGCTGGTGAAGTAGAAGTGAAGATGCCAGTAAATGCAATGGGTAATCCTGGCGGTGGCCATGGCGGAGCAATGAAGCACTAA